CAGGGTCACCAGATGCAAATCAGCCAGGCGCGATACCGCTTTAAGCGCAGGATTCGGCCCCGGCGGGAAATCGGCGATAATCACAAGCCCCGGATAATTAAGCAGCGTGCTTAATCCGCGCATTAAAAAATGGCTGTCGGTCGCCAGGCTGTGTTCAAATTCGAGGCGCTGTTCTTCGCTGACATCGCCATACGGCAGCACAAACATATTGCTACCGGCAGTGAGAACCGACTGGCTCCAGTCGGCTGATTCAATCGCTTTTGCCACGTAGCCGCGGCCATCAGACAAAGGCACACCAAAATGCAGGCGCAGCGCATTTTGCACATCAAAATCTATCGCCAGCACTTTGCTGCCAGCCCGAGCCAACGCATACGCCAGATTGGCGGTAACCGTGGTTTTCCCTACTCCGCCTTTTGGCGAGCAAACACACACTAACGGCATGACGCAATCATCTCCAGCAACGGTTGTAGCGGTAAGTCTTTGGCGGGATGACTCCGCGCCGTGTTCCCTTTGGCTGCGAACAGTTTGTCAAAACGCACAGGTTCTGGAGTTTCCGAGACCTGAGGCACAGAAACCAGGGCGGGTTTCACAGTTTCTTTTATCGCTTCTTTAACCGGTTCTATCGTCGCTTCAGGCTGAGCCGCAGGCGCAAGTTGTTCAAACAACGTTGCGGTTGCAGGTTTATTTTGCGCGGGCTCTGCACTTTG
This genomic window from Buttiauxella gaviniae contains:
- the bcsQ gene encoding cellulose biosynthesis protein BcsQ — translated: MPLVCVCSPKGGVGKTTVTANLAYALARAGSKVLAIDFDVQNALRLHFGVPLSDGRGYVAKAIESADWSQSVLTAGSNMFVLPYGDVSEEQRLEFEHSLATDSHFLMRGLSTLLNYPGLVIIADFPPGPNPALKAVSRLADLHLVTLLADTASLSLLPHIENHRLIGEPLNNKAGYYFVLNQSDNRRHISRDVTAFMQQRLGDRLLGIINRDESVAEANASQQSIFDFSPASAAAFDIELISKRVAGLLDIKIGDGAVHAALRTSNF